One window from the genome of Crassostrea angulata isolate pt1a10 chromosome 2, ASM2561291v2, whole genome shotgun sequence encodes:
- the LOC128174268 gene encoding putative nuclease HARBI1, which translates to MQRKARLPLRKTNIHGISKSSGCLAVHRVVDAVCKALQNIEFPTRREHISRIKVSLYKIAGFPNVIGAIDDTQIPIQGMGTDDEHLFTNAVCKFPGATHDAYILQNSSLPNLIENLHDGVWLIGESGYPLKESLMTHISNPRSGQEERYSSAHCRT; encoded by the exons ATGCAGCGCAAAGC GAGACTACCTCTCAGAAAAACGAACATCCATGGGATCTCCAAATCATCTGGTTGTCTGGCTGTTCATCGAGTGGTCGATGCTGTCTGCAAAGCTTTGCAGAACATCGAGTTCCCTACAAGGAGGGAACACATTTCACGTATCAAAGTGTCTTTGTACAAGATTGCTGGGTTCCCAAATGTGATTGGTGCCATCGATGACACTCAGATACCCATACAAGGCATGGGAACAGATGATGAACATCT GTTCACAAATGCCGTCTGCAAATTTCCAGGAGCAACCCATGATGCGTACATTCTGCAAAACAGCTCCTTgccaaatttgattgaaaaccTTCATGATGGAGTTTGGCTGATAGGTGAATCGGGTTATCCTCTTAAAGAGTCGCTGATGACTCATATCAGCAACCCGAGGAGTGGACAAGAAGAGCGGTACAGTTCTGCTCATTGCCGTACTTGA